The Enterococcus rotai genome includes a window with the following:
- the mgtA gene encoding magnesium-translocating P-type ATPase, whose protein sequence is MMNKKIADIKKTTKDQELRKLAMLSERELMMELRTSEKGLSEEDAKNRLEEYGPNEVSAQKPTPAIMMFLEAFKDPFVYVLALLMVVSAVTKDFEAALVMGIMILASVIIAFIQEYRSQKASLNLKELIENTTAVTRAGQTKEIPMDEVVPGDIVTLATGDMIPADAVLIWTKDLFINQSSLTGESMPVEKFVDAGIDKNSETVSALDMQDLIFMGTDVLSGQGKAIILKTGQHTFFGDIAKNATTQRGKTSFDIGLTKVSKFLLRMVMILFPIVFLINGITKGEWGEAFFFAIAVAVGLTPEMLPMIVTSNLAKGALSLSKHKVIVKELPSIQNLGSMDILCTDKTGTITEDKVVLVQHLDPLGEVNNQVLDMAFLNSHYQTGWKNLMDIAVINFYEENKNQSPYHSVTKLDEIPFDFSRRRLTVVVNADGHQFMITKGAVEEMEAVCTHAEINGEIVPLTPELQKRMREVNIRMNEQGMRALAVAVKKDVHSEAIYSVEDEQGMTLIGFMGFLDPAKKSAITAIKSLHQHGVNVKVLTGDNDIVAKKVCRDVGIEVSHVVLGSDIDNMSDEQMKEEVEKTNLFAKLNPMQKSRIIETLQGNGHTVGFMGDGINDAPALRKADVGISVDTAADITKDASSIILLEKSLNVLEDGVIEGRKVFSNMMKYIKITISSNFGNVFSILIASAFLPFLPMLSIQLLIQNLIYDIAQLAIPWDNVDEEDLLKPVRWETNGLMKFTLCIGPVSSIFDIMTYLVMWFVFSANTVGSQHLFQTGWFVVGLVSQTLVVQMVRTRKLPFIQSIASPAVILSSLGAVGLGLLIVLTPIREVFDFVKLPANYWGWFILIIVLYLITVEFAKRLYIHITKEWI, encoded by the coding sequence ATGATGAACAAAAAAATAGCAGATATCAAGAAAACAACAAAAGACCAAGAATTAAGAAAATTAGCAATGTTGTCTGAACGTGAATTGATGATGGAACTTCGTACATCAGAAAAAGGACTATCTGAAGAAGATGCCAAAAATCGTTTAGAAGAATATGGACCAAATGAAGTATCAGCACAAAAACCGACTCCAGCAATTATGATGTTTTTAGAAGCATTTAAAGATCCATTTGTTTATGTATTAGCTTTATTGATGGTGGTATCAGCTGTTACCAAAGATTTTGAAGCTGCACTTGTGATGGGAATCATGATTTTAGCTAGTGTTATTATTGCCTTTATTCAAGAGTATCGTTCCCAAAAAGCGAGTTTGAATTTAAAAGAACTTATTGAAAATACAACTGCTGTGACGCGTGCGGGTCAAACGAAAGAAATTCCAATGGACGAAGTTGTCCCAGGAGATATTGTAACGCTGGCCACAGGAGATATGATACCAGCAGATGCCGTGTTGATTTGGACAAAGGATTTGTTTATCAATCAGTCGTCTTTGACAGGTGAATCAATGCCAGTCGAAAAGTTTGTGGATGCAGGAATCGATAAAAACTCAGAAACAGTTTCTGCTTTAGATATGCAGGACTTGATATTTATGGGAACGGATGTATTAAGTGGACAAGGGAAAGCGATTATCCTGAAAACTGGTCAACATACATTTTTCGGGGATATTGCTAAGAATGCGACGACCCAGCGTGGAAAAACTTCCTTTGATATCGGGTTAACAAAAGTGAGCAAATTTCTATTAAGAATGGTTATGATTCTGTTTCCAATCGTATTTTTGATCAATGGAATTACCAAAGGCGAATGGGGCGAAGCCTTTTTCTTCGCAATCGCAGTGGCTGTGGGCTTAACACCTGAGATGCTTCCAATGATCGTAACTAGTAACTTAGCAAAAGGTGCGTTAAGTTTATCAAAACATAAAGTAATCGTGAAAGAATTACCTTCTATTCAAAATTTAGGTAGCATGGATATTCTTTGTACTGATAAAACAGGAACAATCACGGAGGACAAAGTTGTGCTGGTTCAACATCTAGACCCATTAGGTGAAGTCAATAATCAAGTTTTAGATATGGCCTTTTTAAATTCTCATTATCAAACAGGTTGGAAAAACTTAATGGATATCGCTGTAATCAATTTTTATGAGGAAAACAAGAATCAAAGCCCTTATCATTCAGTGACAAAATTAGATGAAATTCCGTTTGATTTTTCCCGTCGTCGCTTAACAGTAGTTGTCAATGCAGATGGTCATCAATTTATGATCACAAAAGGTGCTGTTGAAGAGATGGAGGCCGTTTGTACACATGCGGAAATCAATGGGGAAATTGTTCCGTTAACACCTGAATTGCAAAAAAGAATGCGTGAAGTAAATATCCGAATGAACGAGCAAGGGATGCGAGCTTTAGCTGTTGCTGTAAAAAAAGATGTTCATAGTGAAGCCATTTATAGTGTCGAAGATGAACAAGGAATGACATTGATTGGTTTTATGGGGTTTTTAGATCCTGCCAAAAAATCAGCGATTACTGCAATCAAGTCTTTACATCAACATGGCGTTAATGTAAAAGTTCTAACGGGTGATAATGATATCGTTGCTAAAAAAGTTTGTCGCGATGTAGGAATAGAAGTGTCACATGTCGTACTTGGTTCTGATATCGATAATATGTCGGATGAACAAATGAAAGAAGAGGTCGAAAAAACCAATTTATTTGCAAAATTGAACCCGATGCAAAAGTCCAGAATCATCGAAACACTTCAAGGTAATGGTCATACAGTTGGTTTTATGGGAGATGGAATCAATGATGCACCAGCACTTCGTAAAGCAGATGTAGGAATTTCGGTTGATACAGCAGCCGATATAACAAAAGACGCTAGCTCAATCATTTTACTGGAAAAGAGTTTGAACGTTTTAGAAGATGGTGTGATCGAAGGTCGAAAAGTTTTTAGCAATATGATGAAATATATCAAGATTACCATCAGTTCAAACTTTGGAAATGTTTTTTCAATATTGATCGCAAGTGCCTTTTTACCATTCTTACCAATGCTTTCGATTCAATTATTGATTCAAAATTTGATTTATGATATCGCACAATTGGCTATTCCTTGGGATAACGTTGATGAGGAAGATTTACTGAAACCTGTGCGTTGGGAAACAAATGGCCTGATGAAATTTACTTTGTGCATTGGTCCAGTAAGTAGCATATTTGATATCATGACCTATCTGGTGATGTGGTTTGTTTTCAGTGCAAATACAGTAGGCAGTCAACATTTATTCCAAACTGGTTGGTTTGTAGTCGGTTTAGTGAGCCAAACATTGGTTGTTCAAATGGTCCGGACAAGAAAACTCCCATTTATACAAAGTATCGCATCACCTGCTGTGATTCTTTCTAGTTTAGGCGCAGTGGGCTTAGGATTATTGATTGTCTTGACACCAATTCGAGAGGTTTTCGACTTTGTGAAACTTCCAGCTAATTATTGGGGCTGGTTCATTTTGATCATTGTACTATATTTGATCACAGTAGAATTTGCTAAACGACTATATATTCATATCACTAAAGAGTGGATTTAA
- a CDS encoding barstar family protein has protein sequence MCDSTKKEVIIDLKNVSTKENLQVLLKEKLDFPDYYGENWDAFWDTITGLVELPEKIIFEHWSDLEKSIPDEANSLKEMLHNFNKKYPMMKSEIKYK, from the coding sequence ATGTGCGATTCAACAAAAAAGGAAGTTATTATAGATTTAAAAAATGTATCAACTAAAGAGAATTTACAGGTTTTATTAAAGGAAAAGCTTGATTTTCCTGATTATTATGGCGAAAACTGGGATGCTTTTTGGGATACTATAACTGGTTTAGTTGAATTACCGGAAAAAATAATATTTGAACATTGGTCAGATTTAGAAAAGTCTATTCCAGATGAAGCAAATTCTTTAAAAGAAATGCTTCATAACTTTAATAAAAAATACCCTATGATGAAATCTGAAATAAAGTATAAATAA
- the pdhA gene encoding pyruvate dehydrogenase (acetyl-transferring) E1 component subunit alpha, giving the protein MAKAKKQKPIDFKALMEKVDADFPTFQILDKDGKIVNKDAVPDLSDDELVELMTRMVWSRVLDQRSTALNRQGRLGFFAPTAGQEASQLASQFAMEKEDYLLPGYRDVPQLVQHGLPLTEAFLWSRGHVAGNHYAPELNALPPQIIIGAQYIQAAGVALGMKKRGKKNVVFTYTGDGGSSQGDFYEAINFAGAYHANGVFIIQNNGFAISTPREKQTAAKTLAQKAVAAGIPGIVVDGMDPLAVYAIAKEAREWSANGNGPVLIETLTYRYGPHTLSGDDPTRYRSKDMDDEWVQKDPLVRFRKYLEDKGLWSEEKENEVIEKTKEEIKVAIAEADKVPKQKVSDFLKNMFEVQPQNIKEQIAFYEAKESK; this is encoded by the coding sequence ATGGCAAAGGCAAAGAAACAAAAACCTATTGACTTTAAAGCACTTATGGAAAAAGTCGACGCTGATTTCCCAACATTTCAAATTTTAGATAAAGATGGGAAAATCGTAAACAAAGACGCTGTACCGGATTTATCAGATGACGAATTAGTAGAATTAATGACTCGTATGGTTTGGTCGCGCGTATTAGACCAACGTTCAACTGCATTGAACCGTCAAGGTCGTCTAGGCTTCTTCGCACCAACAGCTGGACAAGAAGCAAGCCAACTAGCAAGTCAATTTGCTATGGAAAAAGAAGATTATCTATTACCAGGTTACCGTGATGTACCTCAATTAGTTCAACACGGCTTACCATTAACAGAAGCATTTTTATGGTCTCGTGGCCACGTAGCGGGTAACCACTATGCGCCAGAATTAAATGCTCTACCACCACAAATCATCATTGGTGCACAATACATCCAAGCAGCTGGTGTTGCTTTAGGAATGAAAAAACGCGGCAAGAAAAACGTTGTCTTCACTTATACAGGTGATGGCGGTTCTTCACAAGGTGATTTCTATGAAGCAATCAACTTTGCAGGAGCATATCATGCAAACGGCGTGTTCATCATCCAAAACAATGGTTTTGCGATTTCAACACCTCGTGAAAAACAAACAGCAGCTAAAACATTAGCACAAAAAGCTGTAGCAGCTGGAATTCCAGGGATCGTCGTTGACGGAATGGATCCACTAGCAGTTTATGCAATCGCTAAAGAAGCTCGTGAATGGTCTGCAAATGGCAATGGTCCTGTTTTAATTGAAACATTAACTTACCGTTATGGTCCACATACATTATCAGGTGATGATCCAACTCGTTACCGTTCAAAAGATATGGATGACGAATGGGTACAAAAAGATCCATTAGTTCGTTTCCGTAAATATTTAGAAGACAAAGGTTTATGGTCTGAAGAAAAAGAAAACGAAGTAATTGAAAAAACTAAAGAAGAAATCAAAGTAGCAATTGCAGAAGCAGATAAAGTTCCAAAACAAAAAGTTTCTGATTTCTTAAAAAATATGTTTGAAGTTCAACCTCAAAATATTAAAGAACAAATTGCATTCTACGAAGCGAAGGAGTCGAAATAA
- a CDS encoding dihydrolipoyllysine-residue acetyltransferase, translating into MAYQFKLPDIGEGIAEGEIVKWFVKAGDTINEDDTLLEVQNDKSVEEIPSPVTGTVKSIVVPEGTVANVGDVLIEIDAPGHPENDAAPAAPAQEQTPAQPAATPEAPAADNGGGVFQFKLPDIGEGIAEGEIVKWFVKSGDTINEDDTLLEVQNDKSVEEIPSPVTGTVKNIVVPEGTVANVGDVLIEIDAPGHNSAPSASAPAASAPAQTEQAAPAPAASTGVVAAADPNKRVLAMPSVRQFAREKDVDITQVAPTGKGGRVTKADIESFISGGGQAAAPAQAEQTAATPQATATTETAAPKAPAKPFVSDLGEAETREKMTPTRKAIAKAMVNSKHTAPHVTLHDEVEVSKLWDHRKKFKDVAAANGTKLTFLPYVVKALTATVQKFPILNASIDDAAQEIVYKNYYNIGIATDTDHGLYVPNVKNANTKSMFAIADEINEKAALAIDGKLTAADMRDGSITISNIGSVGGGWFTPVINYPEVAILGVGTIATQPVVNADGEIVVGRVMKLSMSFDHRIVDGATAQKAMNNIKRLLADPELLLMEG; encoded by the coding sequence ATGGCTTATCAATTTAAATTACCAGATATTGGTGAAGGTATTGCAGAAGGCGAAATCGTAAAATGGTTCGTTAAAGCAGGAGATACCATCAATGAAGATGATACATTATTAGAAGTTCAAAACGATAAATCTGTAGAAGAGATTCCATCTCCAGTTACAGGAACAGTTAAATCTATCGTAGTACCAGAAGGCACTGTAGCAAATGTTGGAGATGTATTGATCGAAATCGATGCACCTGGACATCCTGAAAATGACGCTGCACCAGCAGCTCCAGCTCAAGAACAAACGCCTGCTCAACCAGCAGCAACTCCAGAAGCGCCAGCAGCTGACAACGGCGGCGGTGTATTCCAATTTAAATTACCAGATATCGGTGAAGGTATTGCAGAAGGCGAAATCGTAAAATGGTTCGTTAAATCAGGCGATACAATCAACGAAGATGATACTTTATTGGAAGTTCAAAACGACAAATCTGTTGAAGAAATCCCTTCACCAGTTACAGGAACAGTTAAAAACATCGTTGTTCCAGAAGGTACAGTAGCAAATGTTGGAGATGTATTGATCGAAATCGATGCACCTGGACATAATTCTGCACCAAGCGCGTCTGCTCCAGCAGCAAGTGCACCTGCTCAAACAGAACAAGCAGCACCAGCTCCAGCTGCTTCAACAGGTGTTGTAGCAGCTGCTGATCCAAACAAACGTGTGTTGGCTATGCCATCAGTACGTCAATTCGCTCGTGAAAAAGATGTAGATATCACACAAGTTGCACCAACTGGAAAAGGTGGACGTGTTACAAAAGCGGATATCGAAAGCTTTATTTCAGGTGGCGGACAAGCAGCAGCGCCAGCACAAGCTGAACAAACTGCAGCAACTCCACAAGCAACAGCTACGACTGAAACAGCAGCGCCAAAAGCTCCTGCTAAACCTTTTGTTTCTGATTTAGGTGAAGCGGAAACTCGTGAGAAAATGACACCAACTCGTAAAGCAATTGCTAAAGCGATGGTTAACAGTAAACATACTGCACCACACGTTACATTGCATGACGAAGTTGAAGTATCTAAATTATGGGATCACCGTAAGAAATTTAAAGATGTTGCTGCTGCAAACGGCACAAAATTAACATTCTTACCATATGTTGTTAAAGCGTTAACTGCAACAGTTCAAAAATTCCCAATCTTGAATGCATCAATTGATGACGCAGCACAAGAAATCGTATATAAAAACTACTATAACATTGGTATCGCAACAGATACTGATCATGGTTTATATGTACCAAACGTTAAAAATGCGAATACGAAGAGCATGTTTGCGATCGCTGATGAAATCAACGAAAAAGCAGCTCTTGCAATTGATGGTAAATTAACTGCTGCGGATATGCGTGATGGTTCTATCACAATCAGTAATATTGGTTCAGTTGGTGGTGGCTGGTTTACACCAGTTATCAACTACCCTGAAGTTGCAATTTTAGGTGTTGGTACAATTGCTACTCAACCAGTTGTAAATGCAGACGGTGAAATCGTTGTTGGACGTGTTATGAAACTTTCAATGAGCTTTGACCACCGTATCGTTGACGGAGCAACTGCTCAAAAAGCAATGAACAACATCAAGCGTTTATTAGCTGATCCAGAATTACTATTAATGGAAGGATGA
- the lpdA gene encoding dihydrolipoyl dehydrogenase, with protein MVVGDFAIELDTVVIGSGPGGYVAAIRAAEMGQKVAIIEREFIGGVCLNVGCIPSKALIAAGHHYQESLDSTMFGVTAKDVELDFTKTQEWKDNKVVNTLTSGVGFLLKKHKIEIIEGEAFFVDENTLRVIHPDSAQTYSFNNAIVATGSRPIEIPGFKFGGRVLDSTGGLNLKEVPKKFVIIGGGVIGAELGGAYANLGSEVTILEGSPSILPTYEKDMVKLVTDDFKKKNVTVVTKAMAKEAIDNGDSVTVKYEVDGKEESVTADYVMVTVGRRPNTDDLGLEQAGVEVGERGLVKVDKQGRTNVSNIFAIGDIVPGAALAHKASYEAKIAAEAISGKKVEVDYKAMPAVAFTDPELASVGMTIAEAKEAGLEATAYKFPFAGNGRAISLGKTEGFVRLVTTNEDNVIIGAQIGGVGASDMISELSLAVESGMNAEDIALTIHPHPSLGEITMDASELALGLPIHI; from the coding sequence ATGGTAGTAGGAGATTTCGCCATTGAATTAGATACAGTCGTAATTGGTTCAGGCCCTGGAGGATACGTTGCAGCAATTCGTGCTGCTGAAATGGGTCAAAAAGTTGCGATCATTGAACGTGAGTTTATCGGCGGTGTATGTTTGAACGTTGGATGTATTCCTTCTAAAGCATTGATCGCAGCAGGACATCACTATCAAGAATCACTAGATTCAACTATGTTTGGTGTAACAGCTAAAGATGTTGAGTTAGACTTTACAAAAACACAAGAATGGAAAGACAACAAAGTTGTTAATACGTTGACAAGTGGTGTTGGTTTCCTTCTTAAAAAACATAAAATCGAAATTATTGAAGGAGAAGCGTTCTTCGTTGATGAAAACACATTACGTGTCATTCATCCGGATTCAGCGCAAACTTACTCATTCAATAATGCAATCGTAGCAACAGGTTCTCGCCCAATCGAAATCCCAGGATTTAAATTTGGTGGACGTGTCTTAGATTCTACTGGTGGTTTGAACTTGAAAGAAGTACCTAAGAAATTTGTAATCATCGGTGGCGGTGTTATCGGTGCAGAATTAGGTGGAGCATACGCTAACCTAGGTTCAGAAGTAACAATTTTAGAAGGTAGCCCTTCAATCTTACCAACTTATGAAAAAGACATGGTTAAACTAGTTACAGACGACTTCAAGAAGAAAAATGTAACAGTTGTAACAAAAGCCATGGCTAAAGAAGCAATCGACAACGGCGACAGCGTAACAGTTAAATATGAAGTAGACGGCAAAGAAGAATCAGTCACTGCTGACTATGTAATGGTAACAGTTGGACGTCGTCCAAACACAGATGATCTTGGTTTAGAACAAGCAGGTGTTGAAGTTGGCGAACGTGGTTTAGTTAAAGTGGACAAACAAGGTAGAACAAACGTATCAAACATCTTCGCTATTGGGGATATCGTACCAGGTGCTGCTCTTGCTCATAAAGCAAGCTACGAAGCAAAAATTGCTGCTGAAGCAATTTCTGGTAAAAAAGTAGAAGTGGACTACAAAGCAATGCCTGCAGTAGCCTTCACTGATCCTGAATTAGCAAGTGTTGGTATGACAATCGCTGAAGCCAAAGAAGCGGGATTAGAAGCAACAGCTTACAAATTCCCATTCGCTGGTAATGGCCGTGCTATTTCTTTAGGTAAAACTGAAGGATTCGTACGTTTGGTAACAACAAACGAAGACAATGTGATTATCGGAGCACAAATCGGCGGAGTTGGCGCAAGTGATATGATTTCTGAATTATCATTAGCGGTTGAATCTGGCATGAATGCTGAAGATATTGCATTAACGATCCATCCACACCCATCTTTAGGGGAAATTACTATGGATGCTTCTGAATTGGCTTTAGGTTTGCCAATTCATATTTAA
- a CDS encoding YerC/YecD family TrpR-related protein: MKIDKIQDGHGDEFFRSLLALETLEDCYDYFDDLMTLKELDSMIQRFEVAKLLLLNKTYSDIAEATGSSTTTISRVKRIIDEGNGGLLEMVHRIDEQDDRELHR; the protein is encoded by the coding sequence ATGAAAATCGACAAGATACAAGACGGCCACGGCGATGAGTTTTTCCGTTCTCTATTAGCTTTAGAAACATTGGAAGATTGCTACGATTACTTTGATGACTTAATGACCCTAAAGGAGCTGGATTCCATGATTCAGCGATTTGAAGTTGCGAAGTTGCTACTATTAAATAAAACCTATAGTGATATTGCAGAAGCCACTGGCAGCAGCACTACAACAATTTCTAGAGTTAAAAGAATCATTGACGAAGGAAATGGTGGATTGCTTGAAATGGTCCATAGAATCGATGAACAGGACGATAGAGAACTTCATCGCTAG
- a CDS encoding T7SS effector LXG polymorphic toxin gives MPMVKMVIGEVQTQTEQIKAFGKTYSQALESVSSATQGILLVVGMSGQGMDSIKNYISSTYPALCKAVILHSEATVQANEQYLEGYTS, from the coding sequence ATGCCCATGGTCAAAATGGTGATTGGTGAAGTTCAAACCCAAACAGAACAAATCAAAGCATTTGGTAAAACCTATAGCCAAGCATTGGAATCTGTCTCAAGCGCAACCCAAGGTATTCTATTAGTTGTTGGCATGAGTGGTCAAGGGATGGATAGCATAAAAAACTATATTTCAAGCACGTATCCAGCTTTATGTAAGGCCGTTATCCTCCACAGCGAAGCAACAGTCCAAGCCAATGAGCAATATCTAGAGGGATATACGTCGTAA
- a CDS encoding alpha-ketoacid dehydrogenase subunit beta, translating to MAQKTMIQAITDALALEIEKDENVLVFGEDVGKNGGVFRATEGLQEKFGEDRVFDTPLAESGIGGLAFGLALEGYRPVPEIQFFGFVFEVFDEIVGQMARTRYRMGGTRNMPITVRAPFGGGVHTPELHSDNLEGLIAQSPGIRVVIPSNPYDAKGLLISAIRSNDPVVYLEHMKLYRSFREEVPEEAYEVPLDKAAVTREGTDVSIITYGAMVREAIKAADNLAKDNISVEIIDLRTVAPLDVETIIKSVEKTGRVVVVQEAQKQAGVGAMVVSEISERAVLSLEAPIGRVSAPDTIFPFGQAENIWLPNAKDIEAKAREIAEF from the coding sequence ATGGCACAAAAAACAATGATCCAAGCAATTACAGATGCCTTAGCTCTTGAAATAGAGAAAGACGAAAACGTCTTGGTCTTCGGTGAAGACGTTGGTAAAAACGGCGGAGTTTTCCGTGCGACTGAAGGTTTACAAGAAAAATTTGGCGAAGACCGTGTCTTCGATACTCCTTTAGCAGAATCTGGAATCGGTGGTTTAGCTTTCGGGTTAGCATTAGAAGGATACCGTCCAGTTCCTGAAATCCAATTCTTTGGATTCGTATTTGAAGTCTTTGACGAAATCGTAGGTCAAATGGCTCGTACTCGTTACCGTATGGGCGGAACACGTAACATGCCTATTACTGTTCGTGCGCCTTTTGGTGGTGGTGTGCATACACCAGAACTTCACTCAGATAACTTAGAAGGATTGATTGCTCAATCTCCTGGTATCCGTGTGGTTATTCCATCAAATCCATATGATGCAAAAGGACTATTGATTTCTGCAATCAGAAGCAATGACCCTGTTGTCTATCTAGAGCACATGAAACTTTACCGTTCATTCCGTGAAGAAGTGCCTGAAGAAGCATATGAAGTGCCTTTGGATAAAGCAGCTGTTACCCGCGAAGGTACTGATGTTTCTATCATTACTTACGGTGCAATGGTTCGTGAAGCAATTAAAGCCGCTGACAATTTAGCAAAAGACAATATTTCTGTTGAAATCATTGACTTGCGTACTGTCGCTCCTTTAGATGTTGAAACAATCATCAAATCAGTTGAAAAAACTGGTCGCGTAGTAGTCGTTCAAGAAGCACAAAAACAAGCTGGCGTTGGTGCTATGGTTGTTTCTGAAATTTCTGAACGTGCAGTATTATCATTAGAAGCGCCAATTGGCCGTGTATCTGCACCAGATACAATCTTCCCATTTGGACAAGCAGAAAACATTTGGTTGCCAAATGCTAAAGATATCGAAGCGAAAGCTAGAGAAATCGCAGAATTTTAA
- a CDS encoding DUF6483 family protein, translating to MMGYEKDWFMRQVKSAVFNPFKKVSEVQVMPMIQVTDEGTGENYSVPIQSYLSELILTLKVNQAENILFSESKKMTDEQFFDLGNWFYDLVEELSDEELTRADFSRTEITQGRAELV from the coding sequence ATGATGGGCTATGAAAAAGATTGGTTTATGAGACAAGTAAAATCTGCTGTATTTAATCCTTTTAAAAAAGTATCAGAAGTTCAAGTCATGCCAATGATTCAAGTGACAGATGAAGGAACTGGAGAAAATTATTCTGTTCCAATCCAAAGCTATCTTTCAGAACTAATTTTAACATTAAAAGTAAACCAAGCTGAAAACATACTATTTTCAGAATCTAAAAAAATGACAGATGAACAGTTTTTTGACTTAGGTAACTGGTTTTATGACCTCGTGGAGGAGTTATCAGATGAAGAATTAACAAGAGCTGATTTTTCAAGAACAGAAATCACTCAAGGGAGAGCAGAATTAGTCTGA
- a CDS encoding glycosyltransferase family 39 protein produces the protein MKKKIFSILNCLFLLSILYTFYGTLRSSLLDISNINDKVWAFLLILFFIICIAFVPTSTRSYIQKKLKQFFAFLKKNIAIITMLLFAVGVILQVIILYYIHVPIGWDVDGIHASVTELIKNSPDSIASIYLSKNPNNNLFFFLMYFITQIGNFFHQSLGNSWMFWQLTNTIFMDIGFIFIFLTAKNLFNKKIAYLSFYLAFIPLALSPWMMVVYTDTIMLPVISITLWIYSLAKKKHNHYLMIVLGILIAISYLLKPSSIVFLIAYSMIELLNLLTDPKKINLKKVLLITVLFCLSFAGTIKLFHLFEDQQKLIVIDPNQAKPWQHFVMMGLTGSGGFSEEDTRATISIPTKEGKVNYANKKIAERIKNYGFTGYTKFLMKKHFNNTDRGDFGWGRDGGAQIYLQSNDPIQIFLRDTYYQQGEKVKTVRLFMHLMWMITLVGLLFVTRKQFNNDPNDTLLAILKLTILGAFLYLLLFEGGRSRYLIQYLPFIYMLSANGFYLQFTAIKKIKNP, from the coding sequence ATGAAAAAAAAAATCTTTTCAATTTTAAATTGTCTATTTCTTTTATCAATACTTTACACGTTCTACGGAACACTCAGGAGCAGTCTATTAGATATCTCAAATATTAACGACAAAGTTTGGGCGTTCTTACTTATTCTATTTTTTATTATTTGTATCGCATTTGTTCCAACTAGCACCCGCTCATACATACAGAAAAAACTAAAACAATTTTTCGCTTTTTTAAAAAAAAATATAGCGATCATTACGATGTTACTGTTCGCAGTAGGTGTTATCTTACAAGTGATTATTTTATACTATATTCACGTCCCGATTGGTTGGGATGTAGATGGTATTCATGCTAGTGTAACTGAACTAATAAAAAATTCTCCAGACTCTATCGCTAGCATTTATTTATCAAAAAATCCGAATAATAATTTATTTTTCTTCTTAATGTATTTTATAACTCAAATAGGAAATTTTTTCCATCAGTCGTTAGGGAATTCTTGGATGTTTTGGCAGCTAACAAATACAATCTTTATGGATATTGGCTTTATTTTTATTTTTTTGACAGCAAAAAATCTTTTTAATAAAAAAATTGCTTATCTCTCTTTTTATTTAGCCTTTATTCCATTAGCTTTATCACCCTGGATGATGGTGGTTTATACAGATACTATTATGCTACCAGTAATCAGTATTACGTTGTGGATTTATTCGCTTGCAAAAAAGAAACACAACCACTATTTAATGATTGTGTTAGGGATCTTGATCGCAATTTCTTACCTATTAAAACCCTCTTCTATTGTTTTTCTAATTGCCTATAGTATGATTGAGTTACTTAATTTACTAACTGATCCTAAAAAGATCAACTTAAAAAAAGTACTCTTAATAACGGTACTCTTTTGTCTATCTTTTGCTGGAACAATAAAACTCTTTCACCTATTCGAAGACCAACAAAAGCTTATTGTTATCGATCCAAATCAAGCAAAGCCTTGGCAACATTTTGTAATGATGGGCTTAACGGGTAGTGGCGGCTTTAGCGAAGAAGATACAAGAGCAACAATATCAATTCCTACCAAAGAAGGCAAAGTCAATTATGCCAATAAAAAGATAGCAGAGCGAATAAAAAATTATGGTTTTACAGGTTATACAAAATTCTTAATGAAAAAACATTTCAATAATACTGATAGAGGAGATTTCGGTTGGGGACGAGATGGTGGTGCGCAAATCTATTTACAATCAAACGATCCTATACAGATTTTTCTAAGAGATACTTATTATCAACAAGGAGAGAAAGTCAAAACAGTCCGTCTTTTTATGCATCTCATGTGGATGATTACATTAGTTGGTCTACTGTTTGTGACAAGAAAACAATTTAATAATGATCCAAACGATACCTTACTAGCCATTCTTAAATTGACTATTTTAGGTGCGTTTTTATACCTACTTTTATTTGAAGGAGGCCGCTCTAGATATCTGATACAGTACCTACCCTTTATTTATATGTTATCAGCGAATGGTTTCTACCTTCAGTTTACTGCTATTAAAAAAATTAAAAACCCTTAA